The following coding sequences are from one Melospiza melodia melodia isolate bMelMel2 chromosome 2, bMelMel2.pri, whole genome shotgun sequence window:
- the AAMDC gene encoding mth938 domain-containing protein isoform X2 yields MSSPEIASLSWGQMKVKGCSTTYKDCKVWPGGSRTWDWRETGTNHSPGVQPADLEEVVKKGVKTLVIGRGMSEALQHPLWTI; encoded by the exons ATGTCTTCCCCTGAAATTGCTTCCCTTTCTTGGGGTCAGATGAAGGTGAAGGGCTGCTCTACAACGTATAAGGACTGCAAAGTATGGCCGGGAGGAAGCCGGACATGGGATTGGCGAGAAACCGGGACTAAT CATTCTCCAGGAGTGCAGCCAGCTGACCTTGAAGAAGTCGTCAAGAAGGGAGTTAAAACTCTGGTGATTGGTCGTGGCATGAGTGAGGCTTTGCAG CATCCACTGTGGACTATCTGA
- the AAMDC gene encoding mth938 domain-containing protein isoform X1, with amino-acid sequence MSSPEIASLSWGQMKVKGCSTTYKDCKVWPGGSRTWDWRETGTNHSPGVQPADLEEVVKKGVKTLVIGRGMSEALQVPASTVDYLKKNGIEVLVLQTEKAVAEYNALAAQGVRVGGVFHSTC; translated from the exons ATGTCTTCCCCTGAAATTGCTTCCCTTTCTTGGGGTCAGATGAAGGTGAAGGGCTGCTCTACAACGTATAAGGACTGCAAAGTATGGCCGGGAGGAAGCCGGACATGGGATTGGCGAGAAACCGGGACTAAT CATTCTCCAGGAGTGCAGCCAGCTGACCTTGAAGAAGTCGTCAAGAAGGGAGTTAAAACTCTGGTGATTGGTCGTGGCATGAGTGAGGCTTTGCAG GTTCCAGCATCCACTGTGGACTATCTGAAGAAGAACGGGATTGAGGTGCTGGTGCTGCAAACGGAGAAGGCAGTGGCGGAGTACAATGCCCTGGCTGCTCAGGGTGTCAGAGTGGGCGGGGTCTTCCATTCCACCTGCTGA